The genome window CTCCGCCTATCTGATCTTTGAATGCCGTCCGACGAAGGGCTTCTTCATCGCGAAGCTCTCCGCCGATTACCTCGATGTGGAAAAGTCGGTCTGCTTCATCAAGTCGCCGCTCGAAGGCGGCTCTCTGGTCCGATACGAGGGCCTCTATTACCTGATCGCATCCCACATGACCGGCTGGTTCCCCAATCCGAATCTCTACGCCACCGCCAAGCGTCTCGAAGGCCCGTGGTCGGAGTTCAAAGACATCGCGCAGCCGGAGATGAAGACCTACGGCTCGCAATCGTCCTATCTGCTGAAAGTCACCGGATCGAAGAAGACCTCGGTCATCTACATGGGCGATATCTGGACCCCCAAGAATCACGCGGACAGTCGCTACCTCTGGATGCCGCTCGAAATCAGCGGCGGCCAGCTCCGACTGCCTCCGCCGACCCCGTGGACGCTCGACGTCAAAACGGGCGAAGTGCGCATCGCACCCTCACAAAATTGAACATGAAACGCCACGTGATCCAACTTGTCGTCGCCCTCGCCGCGGCGGTTTTTACCTTCCATCCTCAGTGCTAAAATTCACCTTCATTCTTCTCTCTGTTCTCCCACTGAGTCTCCTCGCGGCGGTTAAAAGCCCCGACGGCAAACTGGAAGCAGACTTCACGCTCAACGCCGACGGCGCGCCTCGCTACACCGTGAGCAAGGCCGGTCAGCTCGTGCTGCGTGAATCGCGGCTTGGCCTCGTGCGCGACGACGCCGACTTCTCCCAAGGCCTCACCCTGATCGAGACGTCCCCGACGGAGCCGGTGGTGGATCGCTACGAAATCCTGACCGCCAAACGCCGCCTCAACGACTACCGCGCCAATCGACAAGTTTATCACCTCGCCACCAAGGCCGGCAAAAAAATGGACGTCATCTTCCAAGTGTCCAACGAAGGCGTCGCCTTCCGCTACTTCTTTCCCGAAACCTCCGCCGAAATTCGCACGCTCACGGCCGACGCCAGCTCCTTCCATTTTCTGGCCGACACGAAGGCGTGGCTCCAGGCCATGCAAACCGCCAAGTCAGGCTGGGTGCAGACCAATCCCGCCTACGAGGAGTTTTACCAGAAGGAGATTCCCGTCGGCACGCCGTCACCGTTGAAACAGGGCTGGGTTTACCCCGCTTTGTTCCGCACCGGCGACACCTGGCTGCTTGTCTCCGAAGGCACCTTGGCGCGCACCGCCTGCGCCACGCACCTCGGCGACGCGTCTCCGGACGGCGACTACGGCATCGGTTTCCCCGATGCCCGCGAAACCATGCACGGCGAGCCCGTGAACCCCGCATCGCCCCTCCCGTGGCTCACGCCGTGGCGGTTCATCGCCGTCGGCAGTCTCAAAACCATCACCGAATCCTCCCTCGGCACCGACCTCGCCGACAAGCCGGCCGTCACCCTGCCCGCGGGCTCGGTCAAACCCGGCAAAGCCTCCTGGAGCTGGCCGTTGCTCGGCGACAACTCGGCGAACTTCGACACCCAAAAGGAATTCATCGATTACGCCGCCGACATGGGCTGGGCCTACACGCTCATCGACGCCCAGTGGGACAAACAAATCGGCTACGAAAAGATGAAGGAACTCGCCGACTACGCGCAGACCAAGCACGTCGGCCTCCTCCTCTGGTATAATTCCAACGGCAACTGGAACGGCGCCCCCCAGACGCCCAAGAATAAACTCCTCACCCACGAAACCCGCCTCGCCGAATTCGCCCGCCTCAAAGCTATGGGCATCAAGGGCCTCAAGATCGATTTCTTCGGCGGCGACGGCCGGCCGGTGATCGCCTACTACCACGACATCCTCGAAGACGCCGCGCCCTACGGTCTGCTTATTAACTTCCACGGCACCACGCTCCCGCGCGGCCTGCAACGCGCCTACCCGCACCTCATGACCGCCGAGGCGATCAAGGGCCTGGAATACATCACCATGAATCAAAAGGTCGCCGACCAGGAGCCGACGCACGCAGCCATGTTGCCCTTCACGCGGAATGTTTTCGACCCGATGGATTTCACCCCGGTCGCGCTCGACCGCATCAACAACAAGATCAAGCGCCGCACCACCGGCGCGTTCGAGTTGGCCCTCTCGGTCGTCTTCACCTCGGGCATCCAGCACTACGCGGAAATCCCCGCCGGCATGGCCAAGATGCCCGCCTACGTGAAGGATTTCATGAAGCAAGTGCCCTCCGTGTGGGATGACACTAAATTCATCGACGGCTACCCGGGTAAATTCGTCGTCATCGCGCGCAAGGGCGACGGCCGCTGGTTCATCGCCGGCATCAACGGCGAGCCCGTCGCGAAAACCGCCACACTCGACCTGCGCGAGCTGCCCGCCGCCACCAGCGGCCGCCTCATCACCGATGATGAACGCGGCTCGTTCACTGGAGAAACCGTGACGCTTACGCCTGACCGCAAGCTCACCGTCACGCTCAAACCCAACGGCGGCTTCGTCCTGGTGCTCCCGCAGCAGCCTTAAAAACCGGCGCGTCTTCACTCATTTATGTTTCAAAAAATCTCGCTCCTGTTCGCCCTCGCCGCGGCGGTTTTCACCCCTCACGCCTACGCC of Chthoniobacterales bacterium contains these proteins:
- a CDS encoding glycoside hydrolase family 97 catalytic domain-containing protein, which translates into the protein MLKFTFILLSVLPLSLLAAVKSPDGKLEADFTLNADGAPRYTVSKAGQLVLRESRLGLVRDDADFSQGLTLIETSPTEPVVDRYEILTAKRRLNDYRANRQVYHLATKAGKKMDVIFQVSNEGVAFRYFFPETSAEIRTLTADASSFHFLADTKAWLQAMQTAKSGWVQTNPAYEEFYQKEIPVGTPSPLKQGWVYPALFRTGDTWLLVSEGTLARTACATHLGDASPDGDYGIGFPDARETMHGEPVNPASPLPWLTPWRFIAVGSLKTITESSLGTDLADKPAVTLPAGSVKPGKASWSWPLLGDNSANFDTQKEFIDYAADMGWAYTLIDAQWDKQIGYEKMKELADYAQTKHVGLLLWYNSNGNWNGAPQTPKNKLLTHETRLAEFARLKAMGIKGLKIDFFGGDGRPVIAYYHDILEDAAPYGLLINFHGTTLPRGLQRAYPHLMTAEAIKGLEYITMNQKVADQEPTHAAMLPFTRNVFDPMDFTPVALDRINNKIKRRTTGAFELALSVVFTSGIQHYAEIPAGMAKMPAYVKDFMKQVPSVWDDTKFIDGYPGKFVVIARKGDGRWFIAGINGEPVAKTATLDLRELPAATSGRLITDDERGSFTGETVTLTPDRKLTVTLKPNGGFVLVLPQQP